ATGTACACAATGCTTCTATCGGGAATACGGTTTTTCAAGCAGTTAGAACCAGATTATGAACATTAAACTTCGTTTTCCCGCTTAAAATCATTGCGGGAATGACAGAATGTGAGAGTTTTGCAATTGCATCGGATGTTAGATTTTCTGAATTGAGCAAAGTCTGCATTTATTATTTTGGTCAGGCACGGCAGAAAGACGGAAGTCACCATGTTTACAAAACGCCGTGGCAAGGAGATCCACGGATCAACATACAGAATCATAAGGGAAAGGCTAAAGTTTGCCAGGTAAAGCAGGTGTTGCTGGCTATTGAGAAGTTGGAGGTTGAGCATGCCGTTGAAAAATGATCGTTATACGTACCGCGTAACCTGGTCTGAAGATGACCAGGAATATGTGGGATTATGTACAGAATTCCCCAGCTTGAGCTGGCTGGATAAAACGCCGGAATCGTCCCTAAAGGGCATCCGCTTGATTGTCGAGAGCGTTATCAAGGACATGACACATGGTGGGGAAGAGATACCTCAACCGATTGCCTGCAAAAAATACAGTGGTAAGTTTATGGTACGCGTCCCTCCTGAAATTCACAGAAATCTTGCCATTCAGGCAGCGGAATCAGGGGTCAGCCTAAACCGGATTGTTGGTTCGAAGTTAAGTCGATAGAGAAAAACCGGAAACCATGAGAAACAGGAAGGATATCGCCATGCGTGCCATGGGGGCTGCCTTTTTTGACGGCGCATTGACCTATCGGACGGATTACCCCGTGCCCGAACCGGAACCCGGCTGGGCTTTGATCAGGGTAAAACTTGCCGGCATCTGTAAAACCGACATGGAAATCATGAAGGGTTACCTCGGTTTTCAGGGGATTCCGGGGCATGAGTTTATCGGCTTCGTGGAACGCTGCGAAGATGGCGACTGGCTCGGGAAGCGGGTCGCGGGCGAGATAAACGCCGCCTGCGGTCACTGCGACTGGTGTGCGCGGGATATGGGCAGGCACTGCCCGAACCGATCCACCCTGGGAATCCGGAATCTGGATGGCTGCATGGCCCAATACTGCACGCTGCCTGCGGCCAACCTCATCGAGTTGCCGGACGATCTTCCCGACGAAAAGGCCGTTTTGCTCGAGCCGCTTTCGGCGGCTTGCGAGATATTTGAACAGATGCAGGTTCATCCAAACGACAAGGTAGTCGTCCTGGGCGATGGCAGACTGGGCATCCTCTGCGCGTGGGCGCTCTCCACGGTTGCGAAGGATGTAATCGTTCTTGGCCGCCACCCGGAAAAACTGGCGCTGGCCCGCTGGCGGGGTATCGAAACGACGCGCGACGAAATAGCCATTCCGCCGGGAGCGGATGTTGTGGTGGAGGCGACCGGTTCCGGCGAGGGGATCGCGACGGCCATGCGGTTGTGTCGACCGCGGGGAACGATTGTTCTGAAAACGACAGTCGCCGTTTCCGGCAGCGTCAATCTCGCCCCGCTTGTCATCCATGAGCAGACTCTTCTGGGATCGCGTTGCGGCCGGTTTCGCGACGGCCTGAAAATGATGATGGATTTTCCGGATATGCCGCTGGAGCGGCTCATCACGGCGCGCTATCCGCTGGCGCAGGTGGTGGAGGCATTTGAACGCGCCCGAAAAAACGATGCCTTGAAGGTCATTCTCGAAATGAGCTAACACCCCCCTTCGTTTTTTCCCAAAGTTGAGGCTTGACTTGATACTATCTGATACTATACTCCCATGATCGGCAAACATCAAAAAACGCTCTATGCCATATTTGCCGACCCGGTTCGCTCCAAGTTGGAGAAACCCAACGAGAAACCACGGAGAGCGATCCTCGCGAAGGTGGTAGCCGCACTGGGTATTGCTCTTGCCGAACTCGATGTTTAGAAGATTGGGGACTTCAAGGCGATCACCAACGTCGTCTATCCGGTCATCAGCAAATGTCTTGCCCTGGGTGACGGGGCGCGCGCCCTGCCCGGATCGCGGGTATTTTTCGTAAAACAGGCGCTTCTACGACAGCTTGTCGAAAACGACCGTTCCGTTTTTGATCACCTTTTCCACGGCGCTGACACCGATGTGGTAGGGGATAAACCGGTAGGAAGGGTTTTCCAGGATGAGCACGTCCCCCTGCTTGCCGCAATCGAGGCTGCCTGTGACCCCGGCCCGTCCCAGCGCGGCTGCGCCGTTGATGGTGAGCGCCGTGACGATCTCTTCCGGAGAGATATTCATGTACAGGGCCGCGGTTGCCGCCACCAGCGGGATAGATTCCGAAAAACAGCTTCCCGGGTTGAAATCGGTCGCCAGGGCGACCGCGCAGCCGGCATCGATCATGAAACGACCGCGGGCGTAAGGCTCGCGCAGGCTGAAGGCGGTGGCCGGAAGCAGGGTCGCCACCACTCCTGCCTTTGCCAGCGCCCGGATCCCCTCGTCGGAGGCGTGCAGTAGATGGTCGGCGGAGATCGCGCTTATCTCAGCGGCCAGTTGCGCCCCCCCCAGCGAAACGATCTCATCGGCGTGCAGCTTGGATCTCAGGCCGGACATTGCAGCTCTTGCCAACAGACGGTGTGACTGTTCGAGAGAAAAGACGTTTTTTTCACAAAAGACATCGCAGAATTCGGCCAGATGGCGCGAAGAAACCTCCGGCAGCACCTCTGCCAGCAGAAAATCGAGGTAGTCATCCGGGCGGCCCTTGTATTCGGGGGGGACGGCATGCGCCCCCATAAAGGTGGGGACAACGTCAACCGGGTGCAATCGGTTCAGCTCCGCCATGACCTCCAACTGTTTGATCTCGGTTTCGCGATTCAGTCCGTAGCCGCTTTTCCCCTCGACCGTTGTCACCCCGAAGGAGAGCATCGAGTCGAGCCGCTTCAGTCCCGTTTCGATAAGTTCTTCAGAAGAAGCGGCGCGGGTTGTCCTCACGGTGCCAAGAATGCCGCCGCCGCGCTCGAGGATTCCCATGTAGCTGTCGCCCTGGAGCCGCCAGGCAAATTCCTCGGCCCGGTATCCGCCGAAGACGAAATGGGTGTGGGAGTCGACGAAGCCCGGCAACACGGCCTTGCCCGTCGCGTCGATTGTTGCGAAGCGCAAGAGGTCTTTGCCCACCGCCCTCAGCTCCGCCATAATGGCTTCCGTAGGACCGACCTTTGTTATCCGGCCGTCTTCGATGACGATTGCCCCGGCGGCGATAACGCCGAGCTCGGACATTTCCCGGCCCTTTTTTGCGGCAAACCCGGCGCAGGTGACAAGTTCGGCAGCATTTTTTATGATGAGATTTCCGCTCATTCTTCCTTACTCATAGATTTTTGATTCCAGCACCTGCCCGGGGTTGAAGTCTTCGAGCTGGAGATAGTAAGCCGCCGTGTCGATCAGGGCGGCCATTGGCGTCAGGCCGATGATCTCGCTGCCGATTACCGGCGCCCCCCAGCGCTTGGCCTCGATGCGGATCAGCTCAAATACCCGGTAGAGGGAGGTTCTGGTGTAATCGGTCAGGTTGATCGACACCTGGACGAGGCCGCGTTCTTTGAGTTCAATCCCGATCGCCTTGCAGTAGCGCAGCCCGCCGCTGCTATGTCTGATTTTTCGGGCGATATCATTGGCAATAGCGAGCGAGGAGGTGCCGAGATTGACGTTGAAGGCCACGAGCGGCATCCGGGCGCCGATGGCGGCAACGCCGGCCGAAGGGTGAAGCGCGTCCGGGCCGAAATCGGGTTTCCAGCCGGGCTGTTGGAGCTTCCGGGCCATCCCCTCGAACTGACCCCTGCGGATGTCGGCAAGGTTGCGGCGATTTTCCGCCGAGGCTGATTCTTCGTAGAGAAAAACAGGCAGGTTGAATTTTTTCGCAACCTGCTCGGCGACCTGTTTCGATAGCTCGATTGCCTCCGGCATGGTCATGTTTTTCACCGGGATGAACGGAACGACGTCCACGGCGCCCATACGGGGATGCTGCCCCTTGTGGGTGCGCATGTCGATGAGCCCGAGCGCGACCTCCATCGCGTCCATGACGGCCGAAGCCAGCGCCGCAGGTTCGCCTGCCACGGTGACGACGGTGCGGTTGTGATCGTAATCCGGTTTGTAGTCGAGCAGCCGGACGCCTTCGTGCTCCCGGAAAGGCTGGACGATTTTTTCGATCTTTTCCGGATCGCGCCCCTCGCTGAAGTTGGGGACGCATTCGACGATTTTTTTCATTGTTGACATGAAGTTCTCCAGTCTATTGGTGCAGGGGCACGGCAGGCCTTGCCCCTGCCGGCTTTACGTAAAATTCATGATTTGGCTTTTTTCTTGAATTGCCGGGCCACGGCATCCGCCACCAGCCTGTCGTCCGCCAGGTAGGGCAGTGTAATATGGTCTAATCCGGCACGCAGTTTGTTGTAAGCGATACATGTTTCGAGGGCGCCCTCGTTGCGGGCCCAGGCACGGCGGGCTACCCCGCCCATCACATCCCAGGGGATTGCCGTGCGGATTATCGCATCCACCCGCGGGCTTCCGTCCAGCACCAGTCCGAAGCCGCCGTTGATCGCCTTGCCGATTCCCACCCCGCCGCCGTTGTGCAGCGAAACCAGGCTCATTCCTCGGGCGGCGTTGCCGGCAAAGCAATGGGTGGCCATGTCGGCCATGATGTTGCTGCCGTCGTGGATGTTGGCCGTTTCCCGAAACGGCGAGTCGGTGCCGCCGGTGTCGTGGTGGTCGCGGCCGAGCATAACCGGCCCGATTTCGCCGGTTCGCACCAGCTCGTTGAATCTGAGGGCAATTTTCATCCGGCCCTGCGCGTCCTGGTAGAGGATGCGGGCCTTTGTTCCGACGACCAGATGGTTTTTCCGGGCGTCGCGGATCCAGTTGTAGTTGTCGCGATCCTGGAAGCGGTGCGTGGGGTCGATGCACGCCATTGCGGCCTGGTCGGTTTTTTCCAGGTCATCTTCCTCGCCGCTCAGGCAGACCCAGCGGAATGGTCCGTAGCCGTAGTCAAAAAGCAGCGGCCCCATGATGTCCTCGACATACGACGGGAAGATGAAACCGTCGAGTGTATTTTCTCCGTTTTTGCAGACATCTTTAATGCCGACATCATAAACCGCCTTGAGGAAGCTGTTGCCGTAGTCAAAGAAAAACGCCCCGCGCGCGGAAAGGGTTTTGATGAGTTCATAGTGATGGCGAAGCGTGCCATCTACCATTTTCCGGAAGGCGGCGCTGTCGTCGTTAAGGAGTTTCGTGCGCTCCTCAAAGCTTATCCCCTCGGGGCAGTAGCCCCCGTCGTAAACGGCGTGGCAGGAGGTCTGATCCGTCAAGAGGTCTATCGCGACGTCTTTGCCAACCGCGTATTGGAGCAAGTCAACGATGTTCCCGTGAAACGCAATCGCCCGCCCCTGACCCTTTTTTTGCCAGTCGCGCGCGGCGGCGAAGGCCCCGGCGGGGCTGTCCGTCACCTCGTCCACCCACCCCTGGTCGAGGCGGGTTTTGATGCGGGAGGAGTCCACCTCGGCAATAACCCCGACCCCGCCTGCGATAACGACGGCTTTCCCCTGGGCGCCGCTCATGCCGCC
The sequence above is a segment of the Syntrophobacterales bacterium genome. Coding sequences within it:
- a CDS encoding type II toxin-antitoxin system HicB family antitoxin, translating into MPLKNDRYTYRVTWSEDDQEYVGLCTEFPSLSWLDKTPESSLKGIRLIVESVIKDMTHGGEEIPQPIACKKYSGKFMVRVPPEIHRNLAIQAAESGVSLNRIVGSKLSR
- a CDS encoding alcohol dehydrogenase catalytic domain-containing protein: MRNRKDIAMRAMGAAFFDGALTYRTDYPVPEPEPGWALIRVKLAGICKTDMEIMKGYLGFQGIPGHEFIGFVERCEDGDWLGKRVAGEINAACGHCDWCARDMGRHCPNRSTLGIRNLDGCMAQYCTLPAANLIELPDDLPDEKAVLLEPLSAACEIFEQMQVHPNDKVVVLGDGRLGILCAWALSTVAKDVIVLGRHPEKLALARWRGIETTRDEIAIPPGADVVVEATGSGEGIATAMRLCRPRGTIVLKTTVAVSGSVNLAPLVIHEQTLLGSRCGRFRDGLKMMMDFPDMPLERLITARYPLAQVVEAFERARKNDALKVILEMS
- the hutI gene encoding imidazolonepropionase; the protein is MSGNLIIKNAAELVTCAGFAAKKGREMSELGVIAAGAIVIEDGRITKVGPTEAIMAELRAVGKDLLRFATIDATGKAVLPGFVDSHTHFVFGGYRAEEFAWRLQGDSYMGILERGGGILGTVRTTRAASSEELIETGLKRLDSMLSFGVTTVEGKSGYGLNRETEIKQLEVMAELNRLHPVDVVPTFMGAHAVPPEYKGRPDDYLDFLLAEVLPEVSSRHLAEFCDVFCEKNVFSLEQSHRLLARAAMSGLRSKLHADEIVSLGGAQLAAEISAISADHLLHASDEGIRALAKAGVVATLLPATAFSLREPYARGRFMIDAGCAVALATDFNPGSCFSESIPLVAATAALYMNISPEEIVTALTINGAAALGRAGVTGSLDCGKQGDVLILENPSYRFIPYHIGVSAVEKVIKNGTVVFDKLS
- the ftcD gene encoding glutamate formimidoyltransferase, yielding MKKIVECVPNFSEGRDPEKIEKIVQPFREHEGVRLLDYKPDYDHNRTVVTVAGEPAALASAVMDAMEVALGLIDMRTHKGQHPRMGAVDVVPFIPVKNMTMPEAIELSKQVAEQVAKKFNLPVFLYEESASAENRRNLADIRRGQFEGMARKLQQPGWKPDFGPDALHPSAGVAAIGARMPLVAFNVNLGTSSLAIANDIARKIRHSSGGLRYCKAIGIELKERGLVQVSINLTDYTRTSLYRVFELIRIEAKRWGAPVIGSEIIGLTPMAALIDTAAYYLQLEDFNPGQVLESKIYE
- a CDS encoding urocanate hydratase, producing MISNDSLVKAMTIRIDAIFDELPSPPEFSPGIRRAPTRHFDLSPKDTELALKNALRYIPEKWHGTLVPEFLEELTTRGRIYGYRFRPAGKITGRPVGDYKGQCLEGRALQVMIDNNLDFAVALYPYELVTYGETGQVCQNWMQYQLVKRYLEALTRTQTLVVASGHPVGLFASPPEAPRVIITNALMVGCFDDQANWRRAMALGVANYGQMTAGGWMYIGPQGIVHGTYSTILNAGRAKLGIPEERNLAGRLFVSSGLGGMSGAQGKAVVIAGGVGVIAEVDSSRIKTRLDQGWVDEVTDSPAGAFAAARDWQKKGQGRAIAFHGNIVDLLQYAVGKDVAIDLLTDQTSCHAVYDGGYCPEGISFEERTKLLNDDSAAFRKMVDGTLRHHYELIKTLSARGAFFFDYGNSFLKAVYDVGIKDVCKNGENTLDGFIFPSYVEDIMGPLLFDYGYGPFRWVCLSGEEDDLEKTDQAAMACIDPTHRFQDRDNYNWIRDARKNHLVVGTKARILYQDAQGRMKIALRFNELVRTGEIGPVMLGRDHHDTGGTDSPFRETANIHDGSNIMADMATHCFAGNAARGMSLVSLHNGGGVGIGKAINGGFGLVLDGSPRVDAIIRTAIPWDVMGGVARRAWARNEGALETCIAYNKLRAGLDHITLPYLADDRLVADAVARQFKKKAKS